In Oryza sativa Japonica Group chromosome 11, ASM3414082v1, the following are encoded in one genomic region:
- the LOC4349618 gene encoding BTB/POZ domain-containing protein At3g08570 isoform X1 → MFLEECSKTSMRSISNLIFTCYKCKCSSWYLILQECSLLCRIFSDVAGDLTVSVDGQSFLLHKFPLVSRCGRIRRMVAESKDPDLSKLELVNVPGGALAFELAAKFCYGSNFEINTVNVAHLRCIAEYLEMTEEYQEENLIVRTETYLNEIVVKNLDKSLEVLCACDGLDPTVEDVGLVDMCVDAIAINASKEQLVSGLAHLECDVGSGKLRMHCQDWWVEDLSALRIDYYQRVIIAMRRTGVRPESIGTSIVHYAQTALKGIERRHVWDSGPLVGDNQRVIVETLIDLLATEKITSVTLSFLFGMLRMAIEVDAGLDYRIEVEKRIGLQLEMASLDDLLIPATQTSDSMFDVDTVHRILVNFLQRIEEDDSGNLSPCGYESDDGLKSPSHSSVLKVGRLMDGYLAEIAPDPYLKLQKFMALIELLPDYARIVDDGLYRAIDIYLKAHPSLMESECKKVCKLIDCQKLSQDASSHAAQNDRLPIQTVVRVLYFEQLRLKSTVSSTTPHTTSLGGDGCGGSLSQRMMMTGGSGVASSCVSPQRDNYASLRRENRELKLEIARMRVRLTELEREQGVMRQGMRDGRGGGEHGRALLASISRGIGRIAMLGGAQGGAERRKTKKSSHSQSQWSSDGGGKMSNRRRHKASSVTYAAS, encoded by the exons ATGTTCCTAGAAGAGTGTAGCAAAACTAGCATGAGAAGCATATCAAACTTGATATTCACATGCTATAAATGCAAATGCAGTTCTTGGTATCTAATACTTCAAGAATGTTCCTTGTTGTGCAGGATATTTTCTGATGTTGCTGGAGATTTAACAGTATCGGTGGATGGCCAATCTTTTCTACTACATAAG TTCCCTCTAGTCTCTAGGTGTGGAAGAATACGAAGAATGGTAGCTGAATCCAAGGATCCAGATCTCTCAAAGTTGGAGCTAGTAAATGTACCAGGGGGAGCTTTAGCATTTGAACTTGCTGCCAAGTTCTGTTATGGGAGTAATTTTGAAATTAATACTGTCAATGTGGCTCATCTCCGGTGCATTGCAGAGTATTTGGAAATGACAGAAGAGTACCAAGAGGAGAATCTCATTGTTCGGACGGAGACATACCTGAACGAGATTGTAGTCAAGAACCTTGATAAATCCCTAGAAGTCTTATGTGCATGTGATGGGTTAGATCCAACAGTGGAAGACGTCGGACTTGTAGACATGTGCGTCGATGCAATTGCGATAAATGCAAGCAAGGAGCAGCTGGTTTCAGGCTTGGCTCATTTGGAATGTGATGTCGGATCAGGAAAGTTGCGCATGCATTGTCAAGATTGGTGGGTTGAGGATCTTTCTGCACTAAGAATTGACTATTATCAGCGTGTTATCATCGCAATGAGAAGAACTGGGGTGAGGCCAGAGAGTATTGGCACATCCATTGTGCACTATGCTCAAACAGCTCTGAAGGGTATCGAAAGGCGGCATGTATGGGACTCAGGTCCTCTTGTTGGAGACAACCAACGAGTGATTGTGGAGACGCTCATTGATCTGTTGGCAACAGAAAAGATCACATCGGTTACCTTGTCATTCTTGTTTGGCATGCTGAGAATGGCAATAGAAGTTGATGCAGGACTAGATTATAGGATTGAAGTTGAGAAAAGGATTGGACTTCAGCTTGAGATGGCATCACTTGATGATCTTCTGATCCCCGCAACGCAGACAAGCGACTCGATGTTTGATGTCGACACCGTCCATCGCATATTGGTGAATTTCCTGCAGAGGATAGAGGAAGATGATTCAGGAAACTTGTCACCTTGCGGATATGAGTCTGATGATGGACTAAAGTCTCCGAGCCACAGCTCAGTCTTGAAGGTTGGAAGACTGATGGATGGTTACCTTGCAGAAATAGCACCAGATCCATATCTGAAACTGCAGAAGTTCATGGCTCTCATCGAACTCTTACCGGACTATGCGAGAATTGTCGATGACGGACTCTACCGTGCCATTGACATATACCTGAAG GCTCATCCATCTCTGATGGAGTCGGAGTGCAAGAAGGTGTGCAAGCTGATCGACTGCCAGAAGCTGTCGCAGGACGCGTCGAGCCACGCGGCGCAGAACGACCGCCTCCCCATCCAGACGGTGGTGCGCGTCCTCTACTTCGAGCAGCTCCGCCTCAAATCCACGGTGTCGTCAACTACCCCCcacaccacctccctcggcggcgacggctgcggcGGGTCGCTGTCGCAGCGGATGATGATGACCGGCGGCAGCGGGGTGGCGAGCTCGTGCGTGTCGCCGCAGCGCGACAACTACGCGTCGCTGCGGCGGGAGAACCGGGAGCTGAAGCTGGAGATCGCGCGGatgcgggtgcggctgacggaGCTGGAGCGGGAGCAGGGGGTGATGAGGCAGGGGATGCGGGATGGCCGTGGCGGCGGGGAGCACGGCCGGGCGCTGCTGGCGTCGATATCGCGAGGGATCGGGAGGATCGCCATGCTCGGGGGAGCGCAGGGAGgagcggagaggaggaagacgaagaagaGCTCTCATTCGCAGTCTCAGTGGTCGTCGGATGGTGGCGGGAAGATGAGCAACAGGCGGAGGCACAAGGCATCATCTGTCACATACGCTGCTTCCTGA
- the LOC4349618 gene encoding BTB/POZ domain-containing protein At3g08570 isoform X2: MGLASDSPASFPFSAAKLAASPRVCNPISRRIFSDVAGDLTVSVDGQSFLLHKFPLVSRCGRIRRMVAESKDPDLSKLELVNVPGGALAFELAAKFCYGSNFEINTVNVAHLRCIAEYLEMTEEYQEENLIVRTETYLNEIVVKNLDKSLEVLCACDGLDPTVEDVGLVDMCVDAIAINASKEQLVSGLAHLECDVGSGKLRMHCQDWWVEDLSALRIDYYQRVIIAMRRTGVRPESIGTSIVHYAQTALKGIERRHVWDSGPLVGDNQRVIVETLIDLLATEKITSVTLSFLFGMLRMAIEVDAGLDYRIEVEKRIGLQLEMASLDDLLIPATQTSDSMFDVDTVHRILVNFLQRIEEDDSGNLSPCGYESDDGLKSPSHSSVLKVGRLMDGYLAEIAPDPYLKLQKFMALIELLPDYARIVDDGLYRAIDIYLKAHPSLMESECKKVCKLIDCQKLSQDASSHAAQNDRLPIQTVVRVLYFEQLRLKSTVSSTTPHTTSLGGDGCGGSLSQRMMMTGGSGVASSCVSPQRDNYASLRRENRELKLEIARMRVRLTELEREQGVMRQGMRDGRGGGEHGRALLASISRGIGRIAMLGGAQGGAERRKTKKSSHSQSQWSSDGGGKMSNRRRHKASSVTYAAS; encoded by the exons ATGGGGCTGGCCAGCGACAGCCCTGCGTCGTTCCCCTTCTCCGCCGCCaagctcgccgcctcgccgcgcgtcTGCAACCCCATCAGCAGGAG GATATTTTCTGATGTTGCTGGAGATTTAACAGTATCGGTGGATGGCCAATCTTTTCTACTACATAAG TTCCCTCTAGTCTCTAGGTGTGGAAGAATACGAAGAATGGTAGCTGAATCCAAGGATCCAGATCTCTCAAAGTTGGAGCTAGTAAATGTACCAGGGGGAGCTTTAGCATTTGAACTTGCTGCCAAGTTCTGTTATGGGAGTAATTTTGAAATTAATACTGTCAATGTGGCTCATCTCCGGTGCATTGCAGAGTATTTGGAAATGACAGAAGAGTACCAAGAGGAGAATCTCATTGTTCGGACGGAGACATACCTGAACGAGATTGTAGTCAAGAACCTTGATAAATCCCTAGAAGTCTTATGTGCATGTGATGGGTTAGATCCAACAGTGGAAGACGTCGGACTTGTAGACATGTGCGTCGATGCAATTGCGATAAATGCAAGCAAGGAGCAGCTGGTTTCAGGCTTGGCTCATTTGGAATGTGATGTCGGATCAGGAAAGTTGCGCATGCATTGTCAAGATTGGTGGGTTGAGGATCTTTCTGCACTAAGAATTGACTATTATCAGCGTGTTATCATCGCAATGAGAAGAACTGGGGTGAGGCCAGAGAGTATTGGCACATCCATTGTGCACTATGCTCAAACAGCTCTGAAGGGTATCGAAAGGCGGCATGTATGGGACTCAGGTCCTCTTGTTGGAGACAACCAACGAGTGATTGTGGAGACGCTCATTGATCTGTTGGCAACAGAAAAGATCACATCGGTTACCTTGTCATTCTTGTTTGGCATGCTGAGAATGGCAATAGAAGTTGATGCAGGACTAGATTATAGGATTGAAGTTGAGAAAAGGATTGGACTTCAGCTTGAGATGGCATCACTTGATGATCTTCTGATCCCCGCAACGCAGACAAGCGACTCGATGTTTGATGTCGACACCGTCCATCGCATATTGGTGAATTTCCTGCAGAGGATAGAGGAAGATGATTCAGGAAACTTGTCACCTTGCGGATATGAGTCTGATGATGGACTAAAGTCTCCGAGCCACAGCTCAGTCTTGAAGGTTGGAAGACTGATGGATGGTTACCTTGCAGAAATAGCACCAGATCCATATCTGAAACTGCAGAAGTTCATGGCTCTCATCGAACTCTTACCGGACTATGCGAGAATTGTCGATGACGGACTCTACCGTGCCATTGACATATACCTGAAG GCTCATCCATCTCTGATGGAGTCGGAGTGCAAGAAGGTGTGCAAGCTGATCGACTGCCAGAAGCTGTCGCAGGACGCGTCGAGCCACGCGGCGCAGAACGACCGCCTCCCCATCCAGACGGTGGTGCGCGTCCTCTACTTCGAGCAGCTCCGCCTCAAATCCACGGTGTCGTCAACTACCCCCcacaccacctccctcggcggcgacggctgcggcGGGTCGCTGTCGCAGCGGATGATGATGACCGGCGGCAGCGGGGTGGCGAGCTCGTGCGTGTCGCCGCAGCGCGACAACTACGCGTCGCTGCGGCGGGAGAACCGGGAGCTGAAGCTGGAGATCGCGCGGatgcgggtgcggctgacggaGCTGGAGCGGGAGCAGGGGGTGATGAGGCAGGGGATGCGGGATGGCCGTGGCGGCGGGGAGCACGGCCGGGCGCTGCTGGCGTCGATATCGCGAGGGATCGGGAGGATCGCCATGCTCGGGGGAGCGCAGGGAGgagcggagaggaggaagacgaagaagaGCTCTCATTCGCAGTCTCAGTGGTCGTCGGATGGTGGCGGGAAGATGAGCAACAGGCGGAGGCACAAGGCATCATCTGTCACATACGCTGCTTCCTGA